A region from the Carboxydocella sporoproducens DSM 16521 genome encodes:
- the glgA gene encoding glycogen synthase GlgA, which yields MLLERNLKILLVSAEVAPFAKTGGLADVAGSLPKALAVMGNDVRIVLPRYREVGKQSTVTDFPVEFGPRRETAIVRQNYIEAHLGEIHRQIPVYFIDNYHYFDRDGFYCHHDDGERFAFFCKAVLEMLPQLDFQPDIIHLNDWQAGPIALLLEEKYRSQPFYEKISTIFTIHNLQYQGHHDPYLLDWLGVDRQRVFHPEGVEFYGSFNFLKAGLVYADKINTVSRTYAREIQTPEYGERLDGLLRKRAADLSGIVNGINFHEFDPRTDPRIYRNYDADSPEMKRENKYALQQELGLPVQDVPVMGLVSRLVEQKGLDLLVESADQLLARDVQLVVLGLGEARYEQFFRQLKQRYPEKVGVFIGFNGVLAQRIYAGADIFLMPSRFEPCGLGQLIALRYGTIPVVRATGGLADTVQDFDIRTQTGNGFVFAEYDARAFLRAVERALEIYQHHPYLWRKLVLGALREDNSWNKAAAEYMELYEAALARRLHLERIA from the coding sequence ATGCTTCTGGAACGGAATTTAAAGATTTTGCTGGTCTCCGCAGAAGTCGCTCCTTTTGCCAAGACAGGGGGGCTGGCGGATGTGGCGGGCTCCCTGCCCAAAGCTCTGGCGGTTATGGGTAATGATGTGCGGATCGTTTTACCCCGCTACCGGGAAGTGGGAAAACAGAGCACTGTCACCGATTTTCCTGTGGAATTTGGACCGCGGCGGGAGACAGCGATTGTCCGGCAAAACTATATCGAGGCTCATTTAGGGGAGATTCATCGACAAATTCCGGTTTACTTTATCGATAACTATCATTATTTTGACCGGGACGGCTTTTACTGTCATCATGATGATGGGGAAAGATTTGCTTTCTTCTGTAAGGCGGTGCTGGAAATGCTGCCCCAGCTGGATTTTCAGCCGGATATTATTCATTTAAATGACTGGCAAGCGGGGCCCATTGCCCTTTTGCTGGAGGAAAAATATCGCTCCCAGCCGTTTTATGAGAAAATCTCCACCATTTTTACCATCCACAATCTGCAGTACCAGGGCCACCATGATCCCTATCTGCTGGATTGGCTGGGAGTAGATCGGCAACGGGTATTCCATCCTGAGGGAGTAGAGTTTTACGGCAGTTTCAATTTCCTGAAGGCCGGTCTGGTTTATGCCGATAAAATCAATACCGTCAGCCGCACCTATGCCAGGGAAATTCAGACTCCGGAATACGGGGAAAGGCTGGATGGGTTGTTGAGAAAGAGGGCGGCTGACCTGTCCGGAATCGTCAATGGCATTAACTTCCACGAGTTCGATCCCAGGACCGACCCGCGCATTTATCGCAACTATGATGCCGACTCACCGGAAATGAAGCGGGAAAACAAATACGCTTTGCAACAGGAACTGGGTCTGCCGGTGCAGGATGTGCCGGTAATGGGGCTGGTCAGTCGGCTGGTGGAGCAGAAGGGGCTGGATTTGCTGGTAGAAAGCGCAGACCAGTTGCTGGCACGGGATGTCCAGCTGGTAGTGCTGGGATTGGGAGAGGCGCGCTATGAACAGTTTTTCCGTCAGTTGAAACAGCGTTATCCGGAAAAGGTGGGAGTGTTTATCGGCTTTAATGGGGTGCTGGCCCAGCGCATCTATGCCGGAGCCGATATCTTTTTGATGCCTTCCCGGTTTGAGCCCTGTGGTTTAGGCCAGCTGATTGCCCTGCGCTATGGCACCATCCCGGTGGTGCGGGCTACCGGTGGCCTGGCGGATACTGTCCAGGATTTTGATATCCGCACCCAGACCGGCAATGGTTTTGTTTTTGCTGAATATGACGCCCGGGCCTTTTTGCGGGCGGTAGAACGGGCCCTGGAGATTTATCAGCATCACCCTTATCTCTGGCGTAAACTGGTACTGGGGGCGCTCCGGGAAGATAATTCCTGGAACAAAGCGGCCGCTGAATACATGGAATTATATGAAGCAGCCCTGGCCAGACGCCTGCATCTGGAAAGAATAGCTTAA
- a CDS encoding TldD/PmbA family protein has product MLKRADWVAVLQKALARGGDFADIFFEEKETTIITCEDNRIERINTGIDCGAGIRVISGETTAYAYTNDLSQSGLEQAAQVAAKGVAGAQPGTYVFDLTTPSARVPAPVIKELPEQIPVENKVEAVLAANTAARQADERIRQVSVTYGDVKQKVVIASSEGQLVEDERRRLRFVVNAIAAADGVIQTGYNAVGGVVGWEFLQEEQPAAVAQDAARRAVLMLGAKPAPAGRMPVVMAGEAGGTMVHEACGHGLEADLVQKQLSVYQGKLGQEVASPLVTVADDATLAGKYGFYRYDDEGTPAQPVTLIENGVLVDYLYDRHTAGKEGRKSNGHGRRESYHYKPIPRMANTYIAPGKEDPEDIIRDVKYGLLVKKMGGGQVNTTNGDFVFDVAEGYLIEDGEIRYPVRGATLTGNGPRALQQVQRVGKDWGFAIGTCGKDGQGVPVSDAQPTILLEELVVGGTATGEKKIRRL; this is encoded by the coding sequence ATGCTGAAACGCGCCGATTGGGTGGCGGTTTTGCAAAAGGCCCTGGCCCGGGGTGGCGATTTTGCCGATATCTTTTTTGAGGAAAAGGAAACCACCATTATTACCTGTGAGGATAATCGGATTGAACGGATTAATACCGGGATTGACTGTGGTGCCGGGATTCGAGTAATCAGTGGAGAAACTACCGCCTATGCCTATACCAATGACCTGTCCCAGTCCGGTCTGGAACAGGCGGCTCAGGTGGCGGCCAAAGGGGTGGCGGGGGCCCAGCCTGGTACATATGTGTTTGACCTGACTACACCCAGTGCCAGGGTTCCGGCGCCGGTAATCAAGGAACTGCCGGAACAGATTCCGGTAGAAAACAAAGTAGAGGCGGTGCTAGCCGCCAATACGGCAGCCCGTCAGGCGGATGAGCGGATTCGCCAGGTTTCTGTCACCTATGGGGATGTAAAACAAAAAGTAGTGATTGCCAGCAGTGAGGGCCAGCTGGTGGAAGATGAACGCCGGCGCCTCAGGTTTGTGGTCAATGCTATCGCAGCAGCAGATGGAGTCATCCAGACCGGTTATAATGCTGTAGGCGGCGTGGTTGGCTGGGAGTTTTTACAGGAGGAACAGCCAGCGGCTGTGGCCCAGGATGCGGCCAGGCGAGCCGTACTGATGCTGGGGGCTAAACCGGCTCCGGCAGGCCGAATGCCGGTGGTGATGGCCGGAGAAGCCGGGGGAACCATGGTCCATGAAGCCTGTGGCCATGGCCTGGAGGCTGACCTGGTACAAAAACAGCTATCGGTTTATCAGGGCAAACTGGGCCAGGAGGTGGCCAGTCCCCTGGTAACGGTGGCCGATGATGCTACCTTAGCAGGCAAGTATGGTTTTTACCGCTATGATGATGAAGGCACTCCGGCTCAGCCGGTAACCTTGATCGAAAACGGGGTACTGGTGGATTATCTCTATGACCGGCATACCGCCGGCAAGGAAGGGCGGAAGTCCAATGGCCATGGGCGGCGGGAGAGCTATCATTACAAGCCCATTCCCCGCATGGCCAATACCTATATCGCTCCTGGTAAGGAGGACCCGGAGGATATTATCCGGGATGTGAAATATGGCTTGCTGGTTAAAAAGATGGGTGGCGGACAGGTAAATACAACCAACGGGGATTTTGTTTTCGACGTAGCTGAGGGCTATCTGATTGAGGACGGGGAAATCAGGTATCCGGTCCGAGGGGCGACCCTCACCGGCAATGGGCCCCGGGCCCTGCAACAGGTACAGCGGGTGGGTAAAGACTGGGGCTTTGCCATCGGTACCTGCGGCAAAGACGGACAAGGGGTTCCGGTGAGTGATGCTCAGCCTACCATCTTGCTGGAAGAGTTGGTGGTCGGGGGAACAGCTACGGGCGAGAAAAAAATTCGCCGGCTGTAA
- the aroB gene encoding 3-dehydroquinate synthase produces the protein MKRVEKVKVELGRRSYEILVGRQLLVQIGESLATLGKGRRALVVTNPLVWDLYGSEVEKGLREAGFSWRVAILPDGEEYKTLESVQTLYDQALVAGLDRQSWIVAVGGGVVGDMAGFAAATFMRGINFVQVPTTLLAQVDSSVGGKTGVNHPKGKNLIGAFYQPRLVVSDIDSLNSLPEREWAAGLAEVVKYGMIWNEFFFEFLEQNKEGIWQRQAQPVQEMVKASCSIKAQVVSQDEQEQGLRAILNFGHTFGHGLEALGQYREWKHGEAVAVGMVMASRLAVRAGWLKEAALERLERLLTAFNLPVRAPGVDPEALWQAMLYDKKGEEGRLTFILPDRIGGVKIVKELDRQLILAAIAEVV, from the coding sequence GTGAAAAGAGTGGAAAAAGTTAAAGTGGAACTGGGGCGGCGCAGCTATGAGATTCTGGTGGGACGTCAGCTGCTAGTTCAGATAGGAGAAAGCCTGGCCACCCTGGGTAAAGGGCGGCGGGCACTGGTAGTGACCAACCCCCTGGTCTGGGATTTATACGGGTCAGAAGTGGAAAAAGGCTTGCGGGAAGCCGGTTTTTCCTGGCGGGTAGCGATTTTGCCGGATGGGGAAGAGTATAAGACTTTGGAATCGGTCCAGACCTTGTATGATCAGGCACTGGTTGCCGGTTTGGATCGCCAGAGCTGGATAGTGGCCGTCGGTGGCGGTGTGGTGGGCGATATGGCTGGTTTTGCTGCTGCCACCTTTATGCGCGGTATCAATTTTGTGCAGGTTCCCACTACCTTGCTGGCTCAAGTGGATAGCAGTGTGGGGGGTAAAACCGGAGTCAACCACCCCAAAGGCAAAAACCTGATCGGGGCTTTTTATCAGCCCCGGCTGGTGGTCAGTGACATCGATAGCTTAAACTCCCTGCCAGAACGGGAATGGGCAGCCGGTCTGGCGGAAGTGGTAAAATATGGTATGATCTGGAATGAGTTTTTCTTTGAGTTTCTGGAGCAAAATAAAGAAGGAATCTGGCAGAGACAGGCTCAGCCGGTACAGGAAATGGTCAAGGCCTCCTGCAGCATCAAAGCCCAGGTGGTCAGCCAGGATGAGCAGGAACAGGGGCTAAGGGCTATCCTCAATTTTGGGCATACTTTTGGTCATGGCCTGGAGGCGCTGGGCCAGTATCGGGAATGGAAGCATGGTGAGGCAGTGGCTGTCGGCATGGTCATGGCCAGCCGGCTGGCTGTCCGGGCTGGCTGGCTGAAAGAGGCAGCACTGGAACGGCTGGAACGGCTGCTTACGGCCTTTAATTTACCAGTACGGGCCCCGGGGGTAGATCCGGAAGCTCTCTGGCAGGCCATGCTCTATGACAAAAAAGGCGAGGAAGGGCGTTTAACTTTTATCCTGCCGGATCGCATCGGAGGAGTGAAAATCGTCAAGGAGCTGGATCGCCAGCTGATTTTAGCTGCAATTGCGGAGGTGGTATGA
- a CDS encoding shikimate kinase → MLVFLTGFMGTGKTAVARRLAAILGWPWVDTDQEIEKVTGLSIEDIFRKHGEIRFRSEETLALKRIVRDWAGQPGIVSTGGGMVLKAENVELMRAHGVIIGLTATPEVIFQRVKMRQLRKRPLLRTKGDVRARIEELMSLREPVYRSVAEVIIDTSSKEPEQIARELVEWIKGRMAGEKSGKS, encoded by the coding sequence GTGCTGGTATTTTTAACAGGTTTTATGGGTACCGGTAAAACCGCTGTTGCCCGACGGCTGGCGGCCATACTGGGATGGCCCTGGGTGGATACTGATCAGGAAATTGAAAAGGTAACAGGCCTCTCTATTGAGGATATTTTCCGCAAACACGGGGAAATTCGCTTTCGTTCGGAAGAAACCCTGGCTCTGAAGCGGATTGTGCGGGACTGGGCAGGACAGCCGGGAATAGTTTCCACCGGGGGCGGTATGGTTTTGAAGGCGGAAAATGTGGAACTGATGAGGGCCCACGGGGTGATCATTGGCTTAACAGCCACCCCGGAGGTGATTTTCCAGCGGGTAAAAATGCGGCAGTTGCGGAAACGGCCACTGCTCAGGACCAAAGGGGATGTGCGGGCCCGCATTGAGGAGCTGATGAGCCTGCGGGAACCGGTTTATCGGTCGGTAGCAGAAGTGATTATCGATACCTCCAGCAAAGAACCGGAGCAGATTGCCCGGGAGCTGGTCGAATGGATAAAAGGCAGGATGGCAGGTGAAAAGAGTGGAAAAAGTTAA
- the aroC gene encoding chorismate synthase, whose amino-acid sequence MRRLRFLTAGESHGPALTVIIEGMPAGVPLTKAEIDEQLWRRQQGYGRGGRMAIEKDEVEILSGIRHGLTLGSPISLLIRNRDWENWQEIMSPHPRTEGTGTEKKVTRARPGHADLSGGIKYKHGDLRNILERASARETAARVAAGAVARALLRAAGIELVGQVTAIGGVTADTSDLTWEEIACRIPRSPVFCADEKASRKMMAAIDEARAAGDSLGGVVEVAALGVPVGLGSHVHWDRRLDGRLAQAVMSIQAIKGVEIGMGFLAAARPGSEVHDEIFWEEGRGYYRETNRAGGIEGGISNGEPIIVRAAMKPIPTLYRPLRSVDIETNQPYLASIERSDICAVPAALVVVEAMVALVLADAILERYGGDNWQDLKVALGR is encoded by the coding sequence ATGAGGAGATTGCGCTTTTTAACTGCCGGGGAATCCCACGGGCCGGCGTTAACAGTGATCATTGAAGGAATGCCGGCAGGGGTGCCTCTGACCAAAGCAGAGATTGATGAGCAGCTATGGCGCCGCCAGCAGGGTTATGGCCGCGGTGGGCGCATGGCCATAGAAAAGGATGAAGTGGAAATTTTGAGCGGAATCAGGCACGGTCTGACTCTGGGCAGTCCCATCAGTTTGTTAATTCGCAACCGGGACTGGGAAAACTGGCAGGAAATAATGTCTCCCCATCCCCGAACGGAAGGGACGGGGACAGAAAAAAAAGTGACCCGGGCCCGGCCTGGTCACGCGGATTTGAGTGGTGGCATAAAATACAAACACGGGGACCTGCGGAATATACTGGAACGGGCTTCGGCCCGGGAAACAGCTGCCCGGGTGGCAGCCGGTGCTGTGGCCAGGGCCTTGTTGAGGGCAGCCGGAATAGAATTAGTTGGGCAGGTGACAGCAATAGGTGGTGTAACCGCAGATACTTCCGACCTAACCTGGGAGGAGATTGCTTGCCGGATACCCCGGTCTCCTGTTTTTTGTGCCGATGAAAAGGCCAGCCGGAAGATGATGGCCGCTATTGATGAAGCCCGGGCAGCAGGAGATTCCCTGGGCGGGGTAGTGGAGGTAGCTGCCCTGGGAGTACCGGTGGGGCTGGGCAGCCATGTCCACTGGGACCGGCGGCTGGACGGGCGGCTGGCGCAGGCTGTAATGAGTATCCAGGCCATCAAAGGGGTGGAAATCGGGATGGGGTTTCTCGCCGCAGCCCGTCCTGGTTCGGAAGTGCATGATGAAATTTTCTGGGAAGAGGGACGGGGGTATTACCGGGAGACTAACCGGGCCGGAGGGATTGAAGGTGGTATCAGTAACGGTGAGCCCATTATTGTGCGGGCAGCAATGAAGCCCATTCCCACCCTCTATCGTCCTTTGCGCAGTGTGGATATCGAAACCAACCAGCCGTATCTGGCTTCGATTGAACGCAGTGATATCTGCGCTGTACCGGCAGCCCTGGTAGTGGTAGAAGCGATGGTGGCCCTGGTGCTGGCTGATGCAATTCTGGAGAGATATGGTGGAGATAACTGGCAGGATCTGAAAGTGGCTTTAGGTAGGTGA
- the gspM gene encoding type II secretion system protein GspM has translation MKLPGLSFTLTEREKKLIKLAAVLLVFTLAYYYGIEPLQVKKALREQELLLLQQQKQQLQAQAAVVQKSLALEQQGRELEKRLPSSLAQADLLGQLRQLAQEHQVTLELVRLNSQQEEQTVAGVKVKSVQMALALSGSRQALRDFLADLEKLPRAVRVQAGELSTSEQGQRLDLNLVIYFLPSEV, from the coding sequence ATGAAACTGCCGGGATTGAGTTTTACCCTGACTGAGCGGGAAAAAAAGTTGATTAAACTGGCAGCAGTATTGCTTGTTTTTACCCTGGCCTATTACTATGGGATTGAGCCCTTGCAGGTAAAAAAGGCTCTGCGGGAACAGGAACTGCTGCTTCTGCAGCAACAAAAACAGCAGCTACAGGCGCAAGCAGCCGTGGTCCAGAAAAGCCTGGCCTTAGAACAACAGGGCCGGGAACTGGAAAAGCGCTTGCCTTCCAGCCTGGCTCAGGCTGATCTGCTGGGGCAATTGCGCCAGCTGGCCCAGGAGCATCAGGTCACTCTTGAACTGGTGCGCCTCAATTCCCAGCAGGAGGAACAAACTGTTGCCGGGGTGAAGGTCAAGAGTGTGCAGATGGCGCTGGCTTTAAGCGGCAGCCGTCAGGCTTTGCGGGATTTTCTTGCCGACCTGGAAAAACTGCCCCGGGCTGTCCGGGTACAGGCCGGGGAGCTCAGTACCAGTGAACAGGGGCAGCGACTGGACTTGAATCTGGTAATTTATTTTTTGCCCTCGGAGGTGTAA
- the pilM gene encoding type IV pilus assembly protein PilM has product MNWFAKKQSTEVVGIDIGEHSLKLLQVRRQGTKKEIVRFKRLPTPQGAMEGEWIRDFPLLADALRQLAEGVPPQLPVATAVAGQSVFIRHFTLPVMKERELAMAVPLEAEAHLPIPVREVMLDYLPLGKVVEDGVQKQEIMVVAARTAVVEQLQQLFREAGLNLKVMDVESLALARTAALFDSSWQAPERAVALADIGATTTTFSVHAGGVLRFTRTLPIGGERLTRALVDFFQMPWEEAENTKTILNLTGDLGTTGLTVLLHRKTEVVQQVIDQLVMELRRSLEFYQTRYRQLKVDKLYLSGGTAQMQGLAAYLAEGLELPVETLNPLLKLDISQEARSKQKEMEATGAALAVVAGLALSEVE; this is encoded by the coding sequence ATGAATTGGTTTGCGAAAAAACAGAGTACAGAAGTAGTGGGGATAGATATCGGGGAGCATTCCCTCAAATTGCTGCAGGTGCGCCGCCAGGGGACCAAAAAGGAAATCGTCCGCTTTAAGCGCTTACCCACTCCTCAGGGGGCCATGGAAGGGGAATGGATAAGGGATTTTCCCCTGCTGGCTGATGCCCTGCGCCAGCTGGCCGAAGGGGTACCGCCCCAGCTACCGGTAGCAACGGCGGTAGCAGGTCAGAGTGTATTTATCCGTCATTTTACCCTGCCGGTCATGAAGGAACGGGAACTGGCCATGGCGGTGCCCCTGGAAGCGGAAGCCCATCTGCCCATTCCGGTGCGGGAGGTTATGCTGGACTATCTGCCTCTGGGGAAAGTGGTGGAAGATGGGGTGCAAAAACAGGAAATCATGGTGGTGGCTGCCCGGACTGCAGTAGTGGAACAGCTGCAACAACTGTTCCGGGAAGCAGGCCTGAACTTAAAAGTAATGGATGTGGAGTCCCTGGCCCTGGCCCGCACTGCCGCTCTCTTTGATTCCAGCTGGCAGGCGCCGGAACGGGCAGTGGCCCTGGCTGATATCGGGGCTACCACTACCACCTTTTCCGTCCATGCCGGAGGAGTACTGCGCTTTACCCGTACTCTGCCCATAGGCGGGGAGAGATTGACCCGGGCCCTGGTGGATTTCTTCCAGATGCCCTGGGAGGAAGCGGAAAATACCAAAACTATTCTCAACCTGACCGGTGACCTGGGGACTACCGGGTTGACGGTTTTGCTGCACCGCAAGACGGAAGTGGTGCAACAGGTAATCGATCAGCTGGTGATGGAACTGAGACGCTCTCTGGAGTTTTATCAGACTCGTTATCGTCAGCTAAAAGTGGACAAACTCTATCTTTCCGGGGGTACAGCCCAGATGCAAGGCCTGGCTGCCTATCTGGCCGAGGGCCTGGAACTGCCAGTGGAAACCCTGAACCCGCTGTTGAAGCTGGATATCAGTCAGGAGGCCCGCAGTAAACAGAAGGAAATGGAAGCAACGGGAGCGGCCCTGGCAGTTGTAGCTGGATTGGCCCTAAGTGAGGTGGAATAA
- a CDS encoding prepilin-type N-terminal cleavage/methylation domain-containing protein — MNGRRQAGYTLVELLVVLVLMGIVLMAINSFLLTTYRSYTETSSELQLQDALAVLNEQIAADIRRAELVEINGQEMRVILSANEVVRYVFDSSGQALFREAGGINKKISGDEIKIENLDWLSQGGGQGYVISWRITARLKNSVMTVTMAESPRRVKI; from the coding sequence ATGAACGGAAGGCGACAAGCAGGCTATACTCTGGTAGAATTGCTGGTGGTGCTGGTGCTTATGGGTATAGTCCTGATGGCTATAAACAGTTTCCTTTTAACAACTTACAGGAGCTATACGGAAACAAGCAGTGAGTTACAGCTTCAGGACGCACTGGCTGTGCTCAATGAACAGATTGCCGCAGATATTCGTAGAGCTGAACTGGTAGAAATCAACGGACAGGAAATGCGGGTGATCCTTTCCGCCAACGAAGTGGTCCGTTATGTGTTTGATAGCAGCGGTCAGGCTCTTTTCCGGGAAGCCGGTGGTATAAATAAAAAAATTTCCGGGGATGAAATAAAAATCGAAAATTTAGACTGGCTAAGTCAAGGGGGAGGCCAGGGGTATGTAATCTCCTGGCGGATTACGGCAAGGCTTAAAAACAGCGTTATGACAGTAACGATGGCAGAAAGTCCCCGGCGGGTCAAGATTTAG
- a CDS encoding type II secretion system protein: MIKKQAQEGFTLVEVLAGLAIIAILLVAALPLFTSNLRQTVQDKQREQALRLAQERLEYYIHQDVRENEQQSGRITIDGTDFNWSLQVKRPASSSPANLKLLNLTVTVTYLERGSNASRDLSLSVLKTE, translated from the coding sequence ATGATTAAAAAGCAGGCGCAGGAAGGATTTACCCTGGTGGAAGTGCTGGCCGGGCTGGCCATAATAGCTATTTTGCTGGTGGCTGCTTTGCCGCTCTTTACCTCCAATTTGCGCCAGACTGTGCAGGATAAACAGCGGGAACAGGCACTAAGGCTGGCCCAGGAGCGGTTGGAGTATTATATTCATCAGGATGTCAGAGAAAATGAGCAGCAATCGGGGCGAATAACTATAGATGGTACTGATTTTAACTGGAGTCTGCAGGTTAAGAGACCGGCGAGCAGCTCCCCTGCAAACCTTAAGCTCTTGAACCTGACCGTTACAGTCACTTATCTGGAACGCGGGTCTAATGCCAGCAGGGATTTAAGCCTGTCCGTGCTCAAAACCGAATGA
- a CDS encoding prepilin peptidase produces the protein MSVLSLLLGLIIGSFLNVVIYRLPRDQSLLWPGSSCPHCEQPLKWWHLVPVFSFFWQRGKCAYCGQPISWQYPLVEMTNALLWWQAYSFYGLSSQALFSALLGSWLLVHTVIDWQQRLLLNKVNLAGAVLAVAHIFLNGEPSWTSALIGAFLGGGVLFLIAFLYPAGMGLGDGKMALVMGLWLGWPQVFLALFLASLLGATAGILLGLKKDQIRGMSLPFGPFLAMGTYVVWYWSDRLLNWYWQVML, from the coding sequence ATGTCCGTACTAAGCTTGCTTCTCGGCCTCATTATCGGCAGTTTTCTCAATGTCGTCATCTACCGTCTCCCCCGGGACCAATCCCTGCTCTGGCCGGGTTCGAGCTGCCCCCATTGTGAACAACCTCTCAAATGGTGGCACCTGGTGCCCGTCTTCAGTTTTTTCTGGCAGCGGGGTAAATGTGCCTATTGCGGTCAACCCATCAGCTGGCAATATCCCCTGGTGGAAATGACCAATGCCCTACTCTGGTGGCAGGCGTACAGCTTTTACGGGCTTAGCAGTCAGGCTCTGTTTTCGGCTCTACTGGGCAGCTGGCTGCTGGTGCATACCGTTATTGACTGGCAGCAGCGCTTACTGTTGAATAAAGTCAATCTGGCCGGTGCGGTTCTGGCAGTAGCCCATATTTTCCTGAATGGAGAACCGTCCTGGACATCGGCATTAATTGGAGCATTCCTGGGAGGAGGAGTCCTCTTCCTTATTGCTTTCCTCTACCCGGCAGGGATGGGTCTGGGGGATGGGAAAATGGCCCTGGTCATGGGGCTGTGGCTGGGCTGGCCCCAGGTTTTCCTGGCCCTTTTCCTGGCGTCCCTGCTGGGAGCCACAGCTGGCATTCTCCTGGGGCTGAAAAAAGACCAGATCCGGGGGATGTCCCTGCCCTTTGGGCCTTTTCTGGCTATGGGGACTTATGTAGTCTGGTACTGGAGTGATCGGCTCCTGAACTGGTACTGGCAGGTGATGTTATGA
- a CDS encoding type II secretion system protein: MLIKIGERMKRIREREQGFTLIELLVVIVILGVIAALVVPKVVGNVDDAKMKADELTAKQLTNAVNQYKAVNGNYPNSLSDLVPKYIDGVPKQQSNGKDFTYNKTDGVVTVTQ, encoded by the coding sequence ATGTTGATCAAAATCGGGGAGCGCATGAAGCGCATCCGTGAGAGAGAACAGGGCTTTACTCTGATAGAGCTGCTGGTGGTTATCGTTATTCTGGGGGTAATTGCTGCTCTGGTGGTTCCGAAAGTAGTAGGTAATGTTGATGATGCAAAGATGAAGGCTGATGAATTAACAGCCAAACAACTAACAAATGCTGTTAACCAATACAAAGCAGTTAATGGCAATTATCCAAATTCATTATCGGATTTAGTTCCTAAGTATATCGATGGAGTTCCTAAACAACAATCGAATGGCAAAGATTTTACTTATAATAAAACCGATGGTGTAGTAACTGTAACTCAATAG
- a CDS encoding type II secretion system F family protein, which translates to MNLQFEYQVRDRQGRVLTGVVEADSRETVIQRLRREGYIVTSVKQKEVAPSVGELLASLRPLPIKELALFSRQFATMMAAGLSLLKCLSILQQQTSNKRLAEAVAEIRRDVEGGSTLYGAMQRHPRVFPELYVTMLRAGEIGGVLDKVLERLADHYEKEYELREKIKTATRYPLVIMLFAIGVVILLLTTVVPTFVAMFNSFKAELPLATRILLGISSALTGYWYLWLLLLAGGGLLLSRFLATEEGKNWRDALVLRLPVFGELSKKVALARVCRTLGTLLATGVPILQAVEVVAEVAGNRVIGRALLSTRDNIREGEGIAAPLEQTGVFPPLVTQMVAVGEETGNLDGMLSKVADFYDREVKNTTESLASLLEPFLIGFLAIVVGAIIVSTILPIFDLYGHIGGQ; encoded by the coding sequence ATGAATTTGCAGTTTGAATACCAGGTACGGGACCGGCAGGGCCGGGTATTAACAGGAGTGGTAGAAGCCGATAGCCGGGAGACGGTGATTCAGCGCCTGCGTCGGGAAGGATATATCGTTACCTCTGTGAAACAAAAAGAGGTTGCTCCTTCGGTGGGGGAACTGCTGGCCAGTTTGCGCCCGTTGCCCATTAAAGAGCTGGCCCTGTTTAGCCGCCAGTTTGCCACCATGATGGCTGCCGGTTTGAGTTTGCTCAAGTGCCTCAGCATCCTGCAGCAGCAAACCAGCAATAAACGGCTGGCGGAAGCGGTGGCCGAAATTCGGCGGGATGTGGAGGGAGGTTCCACCCTCTATGGGGCCATGCAGCGCCATCCCCGGGTTTTTCCCGAGCTTTATGTCACCATGCTGCGGGCCGGGGAGATCGGCGGGGTGCTGGACAAGGTGCTGGAGCGCCTGGCTGATCATTATGAAAAGGAATATGAACTGCGGGAAAAAATCAAGACCGCTACCCGCTATCCCCTGGTGATCATGCTCTTTGCCATTGGAGTAGTCATCCTCTTGCTCACTACCGTGGTACCCACTTTTGTGGCCATGTTCAACAGCTTCAAGGCAGAACTGCCTCTGGCTACCCGGATTTTGCTGGGCATAAGTTCAGCCCTGACCGGTTACTGGTATCTCTGGCTGTTATTACTGGCCGGGGGAGGTCTTCTCCTCAGCCGTTTTCTGGCTACGGAAGAGGGTAAAAACTGGCGGGATGCCCTTGTTCTCCGCTTGCCCGTATTCGGGGAACTGAGCAAAAAGGTGGCTTTGGCCCGGGTTTGCCGTACTCTGGGGACGCTGCTGGCTACCGGGGTGCCCATCCTGCAGGCGGTGGAGGTGGTGGCTGAAGTAGCCGGTAACCGGGTAATTGGCCGGGCCCTGCTCAGCACCAGGGACAATATCCGGGAAGGGGAAGGAATTGCCGCTCCCCTGGAGCAAACCGGGGTGTTCCCGCCCCTGGTGACCCAGATGGTGGCAGTGGGCGAGGAAACGGGGAACCTGGATGGCATGCTGAGTAAAGTGGCGGATTTCTATGACCGGGAGGTAAAGAACACCACCGAGAGCCTGGCCTCCCTGCTGGAGCCTTTCCTGATCGGCTTTCTGGCCATTGTGGTGGGGGCCATTATCGTTAGCACCATACTGCCCATCTTTGATTTATATGGACATATCGGGGGGCAGTAG